Proteins encoded within one genomic window of Episyrphus balteatus chromosome 1, idEpiBalt1.1, whole genome shotgun sequence:
- the LOC129907515 gene encoding uncharacterized protein LOC129907515 has protein sequence MFGSKIRSWMENHIVRPRKKGNKNKNSSNGTSTASNNLTQNGHGHKGATGFTIYHGDGTTTTASITATAPNGSISSPARRREVSPIQNHTTSRFGWQSPSEESAMSPKSDNFLYVQHSSVKAQTLSAAPTKGSQQQQHQRNFIGASNGGVSGSCNAITDHTGRESHQQQHQQNQQQQGKRTKTLSPSSMFRRKSAGNAASSATNAKHPSSQIHPVAGSDKSKQKYLKGSNGCSNSHYEEIQNNNNQQQQQSHRKEYILEQKDLTSYHPTNNGSEGKNEATPRYGKLLPSKMAAGDGYNSSQQQFGSYDSLNANVAYAAVSSSLGGGGGELLDERVPSNNNNGGAGGHINGGYPSTTGAVSNVVLRNGFEANRQMLRSSRYNGAGGIAGGGPSNGMISNGPVNHPMGHIMNSLSSPESAYSTGYSTDGTSPGATYTPPEYYINMRTGTHYFPKSVNTLAIEAQRYKFGLNKIEEMSPQDPLPNNNNNNNHRRTESFDSGQSKIPGFGIPDPEFFQNQAKLFEQQNNQQNHHNQHQQQQLQQQQQQQHQQQKINVGSHSPLPLRNTIVIPTLKGFESPSPRQRCRIRTNPWYSTTDTSSSGTTIATTQAFLAAKKMELDASSSSSGIKSSSEAGASDKNEKNEKTSEESTSETSSSSTEVENLQRTYSPNTIRRKKQLGELLLTSSCRSEMHSLHQHQGGGGSHHHLDSDEDATLNEMMGKFDESYVYEKETDILSSSDSDPTDCASDLDTGQDAGDECDTDDMLDIEFIDTALVGQETALVKTYQLPRRASRQRHMKTYPGEDVSKRRKKLMKTRKKSTESKGRGSPMKNSRESRSLGGTPVCLRRNLSADNKRISKAQTLSTRCSSLTFTEVHSIRSKFIAIGESEKALLRADLEADVKYRQLIHEAETILVSMKTSALSIPRETPVASPRRICNPLANKRVEMLKQCEADIKRELLKQQQKTLDAENNISIDNGALNKRLESLKYETNSAPNSPKSSRFSPRKTHITNFINQNAPPEVPPRRSSIPDPPPRSPQLQVNGRAIKGKSASPLSHRRRFRSQSPKKQQPICSDSDSDDNSNSSMKQNLSRRSRSLRSTQDEEDRSNRNCLPEIQKITIYNESDYTNRNVKPPLMSFKSFGGVASTISMSSYCPQSEPLKRKVYRGSSSFERIKKSLDLDSEIPKQAILDKINNIRRERQSSLSIKSSNQDMNQFINDELQQPLTNNDDDEPTSVSSNLSTKQQLILNTIEDLKRSLEYQSVELNGLNEDE, from the exons ACCACAAGCCGCTTTGGATGGCAATCGCCAAGTGAGGAATCAGCAATGTCACCAAAATCTGATAATTTTCTCTATGTCCAACACTCAAGTGTGAAGGCTCAAACACTATCTGCAGCACCAACCAAAGGAtcacagcagcagcagcatcaaagaAATTTCATTGGTGCCAGTAACGGTGGCGTTAGTGGCAGTTGCAACGCCATAACCGACCACACTGGCAGAGAAtctcatcaacaacaacaccaacaaaatCAGCAACAACAAGGAAAACGAACAAAAACTCTTTCACCCAGCAGCATGTTTCGACGAAAGTCCGCAGGCAATGCGGCCTCCTCCGCTACCAATGCCAAGCATCCTTCGTCACAAATCCATCCGGTAGCTGGGTCGGACAAATCAAAGCAGAAATACCTCAAGGGTAGTAATGGTTGTTCCAATAGTCACTATGAAGAAATCCAAAACAACAATaaccagcaacagcagcagaGTCATCGAAAGGAGTACATTCTGGAGCAAAAGGACCTAACGAGCTACCATCCTACCAATAATGGCAGTGAGGGGAAGAATGAAGCAACACCACGTTATGGAAAATTGCTTCCATCGAAGATGGCCGCCGGAGATGGCTACAACTCATCCCAACAGCAATTCGGCTCATACGATAGTTTGAATGCGAATGTAGCATACGCAGCAGTCAGTAGTAGTTTGGGTGGGGGTGGTGGTGAACTGCTGGACGAGAGGGTTCCTAGCAACAATAATAACGGCGGCGCCGGTGGTCATATCAATGGGGGCTATCCGTCGACGACGGGGGCGGTTTCTAATGTGGTGCTACGCAATGGCTTTGAGGCAAATCGTCAGATGTTAAGGTCAAGTCGTTACAATGGAGCTGGCGGTATAGCTGGAGGGGGACCATCAAATGGAATGATATCAAATGGCCCAGTGAACCATCCAATGGGTCACATCATGAATAGTTTGTCGTCGCCAGAGAGTGCTTATTCGACCGGATATTCCACAGATGGCACTTCACCAG GTGCTACCTATACACCACCGGAGTACTACATCAATATGCGTACCGGAACTCATTATTTTCCAAAGAGTGTCAACACTCTGGCCATCGAAGCACAGCGCTATAAATTCGGTCTGAATAAAATAGAGGAGATGTCGCCACAGGATCCTTTG ccaaacaataacaacaacaataatcaCCGCCGCACTGAATCCTTTGACTCTGGACAAAGTAAAATACCCGGTTTTGGTATACCAGATCCAGAATTCTTTCAAAATCAAGCAAAACTCTTTGAACAACAAAATAACCAACAAAATCATCATAATCAACATCAGCAACagcaactacaacaacaacaacaacagcaacatcaACAACAGAAAATTAATGTGGGAAGTCATAGTCCACTGCCTTTGCGAAATACTATAGTTATACCAACACTCAAGGGTTTTGAAT caccATCACCTCGTCAGCGTTGCCGCATCCGAACGAATCCATGGTACTCAACAACAGACACATCCTCATCTGGCACCACAATTGCCACAACGCAAGCATTTCTTGcggcaaaaaaaatggaacttgATGCCAGCTCCTCATCGTCGGGCATAAAATCAAGTAGCGAAGCGGGCGCAAGTGATAAAAATGA GAAGAACGAAAAGACCTCTGAAGAGTCGACGTCGGAGACATCAAGTTCCTCAACCGAAGTGGAGAATTTGCAAAGGACTTATTCGCCAAATACTATTCGACGGAAGAAGCAGCTCGGGGAGTTGCTGTTGACATCGTCGTGTCGTTCCGAAATGCATTCTTTGCATCAGCATCAAGGTGGTGGTGGCTCACACCATCATTTAGATAGTGACGAGGATGCAACGTTAAACGAAATGATGGGCAAGTTCGATGAGAGCTATGTATATGAGAAAGAGACTGATATTTTAAG TAGTAGTGACTCGGATCCTACGGATTGTGCCTCAGACCTGGATACAGGACAAGATGCTGGCGATGAGTGTGACACTGATGATATGCTGGATATTGAGTTTATTGACACAGCGTTGGTGGGACAGGAAACTGCTTTGGTGAAGACTTATCAACTTCCGAGGAGGGCTTCGAGACAACGCCATATGAAGACCTATCCAGGAGAGGATGTTTCCAAGCGCCGGAAGAAACTCATGAAGACCCGGAAGAAGAGTACGGAGAGCAAGGGACGTGGGTCACCGATGAAGAACTCAAGGGAATCTCGAAGTTTGGGTGGAACACCGGTTTGCTTGCGACGAAACCTATCGGCTGATAATAAAAG gaTATCCAAGGCCCAAACCCTATCAACGCGTTGTAGTTCATTAACTTTCACCGAGGTCCATTCTATTCGAAGTAAATTTATAGCAATCGGTGAAAGTGAGAAAGCTTTACTCCGGGCGGACTTGGAAGCCGATGTTAAATACCGCCAGTTGATTCATGAGGCTGAAACCATCTTAGTTTCCATGAAGACCAGTGCTCTTAG CATTCCTCGAGAAACTCCCGTTGCAAGTCCTCGAAGAATTTGCAACCCGTTGGCCAATAAGCGAGTTGAAATGCTTAAACAGTGTGAAGCTGATATCAAGCGCGAGCtcctaaaacaacaacaaaaaactttagaCGCTGAAAATAACATCTCTATTGACAATGGAGCTCTTAACAAACGTCTCGAATCACTCAAATACGAAACTAATTCAGCTCCAAACAGTCCCAAATCAAGTCGTTTTAGTCCACGTAAAACTCACATAACCAATTTTATAAATCAGAATGCCCCACCAGAGGTACCGCCACGCCGGAGTAGTATTCCTGATCCACCACCTCGTTCGCCACAACTCCAAGTAAATGGTAGAGCGATAAAAGGTAAATCGGCTTCACCATTAAGCCATCGTCGTAGATTCCGTAGTCAATcgccaaaaaaacaacaaccaatTTGTTCGGATTCGGATTCAGATGATAATTCGAATTCTTCGATGAAACAGAATCTCAGTCGGAGATCTCGTAGTTTGAGAAGTACACAAGATGAAGAAGATAGAAGTAATCGGAACTGTTTGCCAGAAATTCAAAAGATTACAATTTACAATGAATCGGATTATACGAATAGGAATGTTAAGCCACCGTTGATGTCGTTTAAGTCATTTGGTGGTGTAGCATCGACGATTAGTATGAGCAGTTATTGTCCACAGAGTGAGCCTTTGAAAAGGAAGGTGTATAGGGGAAGTTCATCGTTTGAGAGGATCAAAAAGAGCCTTGATTTGGATTCGG AAATACCCAAACAAGCTATTTTAGACAAAATCAACAATATACGCCGTGAACGCCAAAGCTCTTTATCTATTAAAAGCTCTAACCAAGACATGAACCAATTTATTAATGATGAACTACAACAACCATTAAcaaataatgatgatgatgaaccaACAAGTGTATCATCAAATTTAAGCACTAAACAACAATTAATACTCAATACCATCGAAGATTTGAAACGTAGTCTCGAATACCAAAGTGTCGAATTAAATGGTCTCAATGAGGacgaataa